The Candidatus Neomarinimicrobiota bacterium DNA window GCGGGCCAACGGGCAGGGCTCCCAGACCCTGGAAACCGAGCGCCAGCGCAAGTCCATCAGCAAAGAGACCACCTTCGCCGAAGACGTCCAGGACCTGGGTCATTTCCGCTCCGTTTTGCACCACCTGATAGAGGAAATATCCGCCAAGCTGCGGCGGCGGGGTGAGGCGGCCCGCACCGTCACCTTGAAGCTGCGCTACGCAAATTTCGAAACCCACACTTTCTCCCGGTCGCTGCAAGAGCCGGCAAACACGACGGCAGCCATATTCGAAGCGGCCGGCCAGCTGCTTAAAACTAACTGGTCCCTCAAGCGGCCGGTGCGGCTCATAGGAGTGAGTGTATCCAACCTGATGAAGGGGCAAGTTTCCGAATGGTTCCCTTCGGGACAGGAGGACCTGTTTGATCAGGAAAGTCAGGCCGCGGCCCGCCGCATCGCTATTGTGGACGAAATCCGGGAGCGCTTTGGCAAAGACAGCCTGGTGACCGGCGAGAGCCTGCATCTGTTGAAAAAGGACCACCACTGAGACATGGCCACGCTGCCGAACTTCCTGGTCGTGGGCGCGGCCAAGTCCGGGACCACTTCCCTGTACCACTACGTGAACCAGCATCCGGACATCTACATGAGTCCGGTCAAGGAACCCGAATACTTCTCATTCATGGGACAGGAGGTGCATTTCATTGGCCCCGGCGGCCAGAGCATGAACTTCGGCATCATTAACGATGCCGAGGCATATGCCGCCCTGTTTGAAGACCTTTCCGGTGAGAAAGCCATCGGGGAGTGTTCCACCTCCTACCTGTTCCTACCTCAGGCTGCGGCCAATATTCACCACGCTATCCCCCACTGCCGGATCATCATGATTCTACGCCACCCGGTGGAGCGCACCTTCTCACATTATCTGGACCACGTCCGGGCACTCTGTGAAGACCTGCCATTCGAAGACGCTATTGCAGCTGAACAGACCCGGGCGGACAACGGCTGGCGCTGGGGCTATCAGTATACCGGGCACAGCAGGTATTACGCACAGGTGAAGCGCTACTATGATCGATTCCCCGCGGAAAACGTAAGGATTTATCTATTCGACCGGCTGCAACAGGACCCCCACGGACTGATGGCCGATGTGTACCGCTTTCTAAATGTAGACGACACCTTCCGGCCCAACGTCAGCAAGGTCTACAATCCCAGCGGCTTGCCCCGACGCATCTGGCTGCAGAAGCTGCTGGTCAAACCCAATCCTTTAAAGACACTGATCAGACCTCTCCTGCCCCGGCACTGGCGGCGGCGGATCATTCAAAGCCTGACCCGAGCCAATCTGATCCGAACCACGATGGAACCTGAAGCCCGACAGCGGTTGACAGAGCTCTTGCGGGAAGATACCCTGGCTTTGCAGGACCTCATCGGCCAGGACTTGTCTAATTGGCTGGTGTAATCCTTGCCGATTGATCTGAACAGATTAAGTCTGTAGATTCCGTACTGCGGACACCCTTCGGCTGCCAACGCCGTAGACAATACGGGGCGGATGGTAGTAATCGAGTTCAGGGCTTTAATCATATGGAGGAAGGTAAAATGACCACCACGCGCACTTCCGGAATCCCAGGGTTATACTGGTTCCTGCTGGTCCTGTTTGCCTTAGGAGCCGTCGGATGCGTATCGAAAAGCAAATACGATGACAAAGCGGCCCAGGTTGAGAAACTGCGTCAGAAAGCGGCCGATTTGAACCAGCAGAATCAACAGCTGGAAGCCCGGGTACAGGTGTTGGAAGGCCAACTGCTCACCGTTGTCGGTGAAAAGGGCTTCCTGGAGGTACGCATCGATTCGCTGGTCAAACAGACGGCCGCCGATCTCGAGCGTCTCCACGCTTTCCAACAGCAGCTGGAGCAGAGCCTGCGGGCGGAAATCGACCGCGGAGAGATCACCATCGCCGAACTGCGGGGTCGGCTCTCCATAAACATCGTAGATCAGATCCTGTTCCTCTCAGGCGAAACCGAGGTACGGCAGAAAGGTCAGGAGGTACTGAATCGGGTTGGAGATGTCTTGAAGAATGTCAAGCGCCAGCGGATCCAGATCGCGGGACACACGGACAACGTGCCGGTCGGGGAGAAGCTCCAGCATCTTTATGCCACCAACTGGGAGCTCAGCACGGCGCGCGCTACCACCGTTACCCGTCTGCTGATCGAGAAGTACGGTGTGAATCCCAAGCTGGTTGCGGCAGCAGGATACGCCGAGTACAAGCCCGTGGCTTCCAACGAGACCAAGGCCGGTCGTGCGAAGAACCGGCGCATCGAGATCATTTTGACGCCAGTGGAGACCGGCAGGACAGCAGTATTCATACGGTAGCTCTCAGGAAACCGGCGCGACCCGACTTTCACGAATTGGCCCCCTTGTCCGGGTAACCTTTCGTATCAGCGCGATCCACACGCTGCTTACCTGCATGGTCAAGACGATGGTCGCGATAGCA harbors:
- a CDS encoding OmpA family protein — translated: MTTTRTSGIPGLYWFLLVLFALGAVGCVSKSKYDDKAAQVEKLRQKAADLNQQNQQLEARVQVLEGQLLTVVGEKGFLEVRIDSLVKQTAADLERLHAFQQQLEQSLRAEIDRGEITIAELRGRLSINIVDQILFLSGETEVRQKGQEVLNRVGDVLKNVKRQRIQIAGHTDNVPVGEKLQHLYATNWELSTARATTVTRLLIEKYGVNPKLVAAAGYAEYKPVASNETKAGRAKNRRIEIILTPVETGRTAVFIR
- a CDS encoding sulfotransferase produces the protein MATLPNFLVVGAAKSGTTSLYHYVNQHPDIYMSPVKEPEYFSFMGQEVHFIGPGGQSMNFGIINDAEAYAALFEDLSGEKAIGECSTSYLFLPQAAANIHHAIPHCRIIMILRHPVERTFSHYLDHVRALCEDLPFEDAIAAEQTRADNGWRWGYQYTGHSRYYAQVKRYYDRFPAENVRIYLFDRLQQDPHGLMADVYRFLNVDDTFRPNVSKVYNPSGLPRRIWLQKLLVKPNPLKTLIRPLLPRHWRRRIIQSLTRANLIRTTMEPEARQRLTELLREDTLALQDLIGQDLSNWLV